A region from the Falco cherrug isolate bFalChe1 chromosome 17, bFalChe1.pri, whole genome shotgun sequence genome encodes:
- the ARHGEF12 gene encoding rho guanine nucleotide exchange factor 12 isoform X3, with product MRAGVQTGDRIIKVNGTLVTHSNHLEVVKLIKSGSYVALTVQGRPPGSPQIPLADSEVDLAAFGHMSPIMTSPYSPGTSGNAERITSPVLVGEENNIVHNQKVEILRKMLQKEQERLQSLQEEYSRSPTTRLLKEIQETKKHIPQLQEQLSKATGCTQDGVLSSRSVTESLQISEVEAESADCVSKLDYSGDSPSRPNSDVADSPRSGLKERIYADESPEKTEVQDTDSQSSVGSPLSRVGPQIIGAEDDDFDTEQEQINGQCSCFQNIELLKSRPAHLAVLLHHVVSQFDPAALLCYLYTDLYKQTNSKETRRVFLEFYQFFLDRAANLKVPVPDEISLELDRRRPELLPEELHRQFIQTMQDKVCPEVQRNLEDFRQKRSMGLTLAEGELTKLDAERLRDRNAVEKERACAEQIIAKIEEVLMTSQPLEEDKSSTMQYVILTYMKHLGVKVKEPRNLEQKRGRIGFLPKIKQSIKKEKEGEEKGKRRGFPNILGPPRRPSRHDSSAIGRAMEMQKPRHPKHLPTASSVSPEPSDSGKMRQSGSSSDGADAPYPPVNPMSPLAMGPFSSPEGSKDSDTGLKQTGEAPPANDCMDGTPRTPNNTFEFPSPLENLQEEEGESERMVDMGTPKPFRKMDSVGFADVQSEDELYDFDMDMDPPNWQQLVSREVLMGLKPYEIKRQEVINELFYTERAHVRTLKVLHNVFYQRVTREGILNSSDKRKIFSNLEDILGLHVVLNDQMKAVRKRNETSVIGQIGEDLLSWFSGPAEERLKHATATFCSNQPFALEVIKSRQKKDSRFQTFVQDAESNPLCRRLQLKDIIPTEMQRLTKYPLLLDNIAKYTELPEEKEKVKKAADHCRQILNHVNQAVKESENKQHLEDYQRRLDLSYLKQSEDPMMDEFRNLDLTKRKMLHEGPLTWKVNRDKTIDLYTLLLEDILVLLQKQDDKLVLKCHSKILASTADSKHTFSPIIKLNTVLVRQVATDNKAFFVISMSENGAHIYELVAQTVSEKNVWQDLIAQMAGTVKMGSTRRVIPLPQSGPGEEEREEEEQQKLKEQHDIPASSLQSPDKDLGLESPLILNAQSSSPIMSEKSKVESLLVSERQFDKVQQADLTLKDSSACYEHTATSLPSVSEGQWALDALRNLGLLKQLLVQQLGFSEKGTLEDRQRFPRFRTVSHEAQTESRSEPGLQHSDNNKFHQPGTDRTLLRTGTNESTAGYGLRTSAESPASGDAMQLIVRDPRSSSTLAIDRMSMNLEISAAELEGVAADESGEHFFDAREAHSDENPSESELMERKEEEDVQIRISGNYLILDGYGTVQESSTDEEISSLVLQCTAGGRTSLDSAQQQPLSPRDTQSDGGSSPFAEEMMASRWGGVEESCSFVASPHFSIESRVQMMQYIQKIEDDLEKLKEVEEDYTILRRQGLAGSASTGEHSDKS from the exons ATGCGGGCTGGAGTGCAAACAGGTGATAGAATTATCAAG GTGAATGGCACTCTTGTAACACACTCAAACCATTTGGAGGTGGTAAAGCTGATCAAGT CGGGTTCCTATGTAGCTCTCACTGTTCAGGGGCGCCCACCAGGGTCGCCCCAGATTCCATTAGCTGATTCTGAAGTGGATCTGGCAGCATTTGGGCATATGTCTCCCATCATGACATCTCCCTATTCACCTGGCACATCAGGAAATGCAGAAAGGATTACTAGCCCAGTGCTTGTGGGG GAGGAGAATAATATTGTCCACAACCAGAAAGTGGAGATTCTGAGAAAGATGCTACAGAAAGAGCAGGAACGGCTGCAG TCTCTGCAAGAAGAGTACAGCCGATCACCCACCACACGACTGCTCAAAGAGATACAGGAAACGAAGAAGCACATTCCTCAGCTGCAAGAGCAGTTGTCCAAAGCCACAGGCTGTACTCAG gatggAGTCTTGTCCTCCAGGTCTGTGACAGAATCACTGCAGATCAGTGAAGTGGAGGCAGAGAGTGCGGATTGTGTGAGCAAACTGGATTACAGTGGTGACAGCCCCTCCCGACCAAACAGTGATGTTGCTGAT AGTCCACGCAGTGGCTTGAAGGAGCGGATTTATGCAGATGAGAGCCCAGAAAAGACTGAAGTTCAAGATACT GATTCTCAGTCCAGTGTTGGAAGTCCTCTATCCCGAGTGGGGCCTCAGATCATTGGAGCAGAGGATGACGACTTTGACACTGAACAGGAGCAG ATTAATGGACAATGCAGCTGTTTCCAAAACATTGAGCTCCTGAAGTCTCGCCCAGCTCACCTGGCTGTTCTTCTGCATCATGTGGTGTCCCAGTTTGACCCTGCAGCATTG ttgtGCTACCTTTACACAGACTTGTACAAGCAGACCAACTCCAAAGAGACTCGGCGTGTCTTCCTTGAGTTCTACCAGTTCTTCTTGGACCGAGCTGCA aatcTAAAAGTTCCAGTTCCAGATGAAATCTCCTTAGAACTAG ACAGAAGACGGCCGGAACTCCTTCCTGAAGAGCTTCATCGCCAGTTTATACAAACTATGCAAGATAAAGTCTGTCCAGAAGTTCAAAGGAATCTGGAAGATTTCAG gcagaaaCGCAGCATGGGATTGACCCTGGCAGAAGGAGAGCTAACCAAGCTGGACGCAGAAAGACTTCGTGACCGGAATGcagtggagaaggaaagagcatGTGCAGAACAGATTATTGCTAAAATTGAGGAAGTCTT gATGACATCTCAGCCTTTGGAAGAAGACAAGAG TTCCACAATGCAGTATGTGATTCTTACTTACATGAAACACCTGGGAGTCAAAGTTAAAGAACCTCGTAACCTGGAGCAGAAGCGTGGCCGTATTGGTTTCTTGCCAAAGATCAAG CAAAGTatcaagaaagagaaagaaggagaggaaaaaggaaagagaagaggctTTCCTAACATTCTGGGCCCACCAAGGAGACCGAGTCGACACGATAGCAGTGCAA TTGGCAGAGCCATGGAGATGCAGAAGCCCCGCCATCCCAAGCACTTGCCTACAGCGTCTTCTGTTAGCCCAGAGCCATCAGACTCTGGCAAGATGCGCCAGAGTGGGTCCTCCAGTGACGGAGCAGATGCACCATACCCACCTGTCAACCCAATGTCTCCTTTGGCAATGGgtcctttttcctctccagagGGGAGCAAGGACAGTGACACAG GTTTGAAGCAGACTGGAGAAGCTCCACCTGCTAATGACTGTATGGATGGCACACCCCGCACACCTAATAACACCTTCGAATTCCCATCTCCTTTGGAAAActtgcaggaggaggagggagaatcAGAGAG AATGGTTGACATGGGAACACCAAAGCCTTTTCGCAA GATGGACAGTGTTGGCTTCGCAGATGTACAGAGTGAGGATGAGCTGTATGATTTTGACATGGACATGGACCCTCCCAACTGGCAGCAACTCGTGAGCCGAGAAGTGTTGATGGGGCTGAAACCCTACGAAATCAAGCGCCAAGAAGTGATTAATG AATTGTTTTACACTGAGAGAGCTCATGTCCGCACGCTGAAGGTTCTGCATAACGTCTTCTACCAGCGTGTCACCCGTGAAGGGATCTTGAACTCCAGTGACAAACGGAAAATCTTTTCAAATCTGGAGGATATCCTTGGGCTTCATG ttgtattGAACGATCAGATGAAAGCTGTCCGAAAACGGAACGAGACTTCTGTTATTGGCCAAATTGGGGAAGACTTGCTTTCCTGG TTTAGTGGACCAGCAGAGGAGAGGCTGAAACATGCAACTGCCACTTTCTGCAGTAACCAGCCCTTTGCTCTAGAGGTCATCAAGTCACGCCAAAAGAAGGACTCTCGCTTCCAGACTTTTGTGCAG GATGCTGAGAGTAATCCACTGTGTCGCCGGTTGCAGCTGAAGGATATCATTCCCACAGAGATGCAGAGGTTGACAAAGTACCCCCTTCTGCTGGATAACATTGCTAAGTACACAG agctgcctgaagagaaagaaaaagtgaagaaagcAGCGGATCATTGTCGTCAGATCCTTAACCATGTGAACCAGGCTGTCAAAGAGTCTGAGAATAAGCAG catttggAAGATTATCAGCGTCGTCTCGACCTATCCTACCTGAAGCAGTCTGAGGATCCCATGATGGATGAGTTCAGG AACTTGGATCTAACgaagagaaaaatgcttcaTGAAGGACCTCTAACTTGGAAGGTTAATCGTGACAAAACTATTG ATCTCTACACTCTGCTTCTGGAGGACATTCTGGTGCTGTTGCAGAAACAAGATGATAAACTGGTACTGAAGTGCCACAGTAAAATCTTGGCATCGACAGCTGACAGTAAACACACCTTCAGTCCTATCATCAAATTGAACACTGTTCTGGTTCGTCAGGTGGCAACAG ATAACAAAGCTTTCTTCGTCATCTCCATGTCAGAAAATGGCGCTCATATTTATGAACTGGTGGCACAgactgtttcagaaaagaatgt atgGCAGGACCTTATTGCTCAGATGGCAGGGACTGTAAAAATGGGGAGTACCAGAAGAGTGATTCCATTACCACAGTCAGGACCTGGCGA AGAAGAGCGTGaagaagaggagcagcagaagctTAAAGAGCAGCATGACATTCCTGCCAGTAGTCTACAAAGTCCAG ATAAAGATTTGGGCCTCGAATCTCCCTTAATACTGAATGCTCAGTCGTCTTCGCCCATCATGTCTGAAAAGTCCAAGGTAGAAAGTCTTCTTGTGTCAGAAAGACAGTTTGATAAAGTGCAGCAGGCAGACCTGACACTTAAAGATTCTTCTGCATGCTATGAACACACAGCCACCAGTTTACCTTCCGTATCAGAAGGGCAGTGGGCACTGGATGCATTAAGGAACT TGGGCTTGCTGAAACAATTGTTGGTACAGCAGCTTGGCTTTTCTGAGAAGGGGACCCTTGAAGACCGGCAACGCTTTCCCAGGTTTCGGACCGTTTCTCATGAAGCCCAAACGGAGAGCAGAAGTGAGCCTGGACTACAGCACTCTGACAATAACAAATTTCACCAGCCTGGAACGGACAGAACGCTTCTGAGAACCGGAACTAATGAGTCCACAGCTGGTTATGGCCTCCGGACTTCAGCTGAATCACCAGCTTCAGGGGATGCCATGCAGCTGATCGTGAGAGACCCCAGATCAAGTAGTACCTTAGCAATAGACCGCATGAGTATGAATCTGGAGATCTCAGCCGCAGAGCTGGAAGGGGTGGCCGCTGATGAAAGTGGGGAGCATTTTTTTGATGCTCGAGAAGCTCACAGTGATGAAAATCCATCTGAAAGTGAACTaatggaaaggaaggaggaagaggatgtgCAAATACGGATCTCAG